GACCACCCCCTGCTGCACCATGACGCACTGGCCTTCGAAAAGCCGCACTGGGTCCGTACGGTCCCGGGTGTCGGCCGCGAGCTGATGGCCAAGACGCGTTATCGCCAGGCCGACCAGGCCTGTCAGCTGACGCGCCTGGACGAGCATGGTGGCGAACTGGTTTTCACGGCCGCCCAGCGCGCCATCACCCCGGGCCAGTACGTCGTCCTCTATGAGGGCGAGGAATGCCTGGGCGGTGGGGTCATTACCCGGCGTTTCAATACCCGCAGCGAGGCCGCATGAAGGGACACGCGTTCGAAGACCGGGTCCTGGCCCTGGCCGGCGTCTTCCAGGCTGCCCGCCTGGTCGACCAGACGGCCTGGACCGGCCGGCAGGACGAGACGGAGCGGGACGTCGCACTCGGCTCCCTGTTCGTTTTCGAGGCAGCGGACGTGCCGCAGGTCTTCGGTGGCGTGCGCAATCTCAGGACCGGCCTGGAGTCGCTCGCGCGCATGCTGGGTGCGGGCGGTGACGAACAGGAGATGCGTGCTGCGCGGTATGTGGTCAGCCTGCTGGCCCATGCCAGGACGCTTGGGAAACGCCCGGAATTGATGTCGCGCCTGCGTGAAGGCCTCGAACGGGCGGCGCAGCAGAAGTCCCATTTCGAGCACTGGGATACCCACGTCCTGAGCAGTCTCGCGGACCTCTATTCGACCACCATCGGCACCCTGGAACCCCGCATCATGGTCCGTGGCGAGCCGGCACGACTGGAAAACCCCGAAACCGTGAAGATGGTACGTGCCCTGCTGCTGGCGGGCATTCGGGCCGCCTTCCTGTGGGAGCAGACCGGCGGCTCGCGCTGGACGCTGCTGTTCAAGCGTCGCCGCCTGGTCGATACGGCGCGCGGGCTTGCTGCCCAGCTCTGAGTACGCGGCAAAAGGCCTGCCCCGTCGATTTTTGCGTGCCGAAAAGCGGCCTCCGCCATGGAGAACGACCGTTTGAATCCGTATAATGGCGGGCTTTGCAGGGCAACACGTTGCAGCGAGTCGCCCACCTGAAAACCCGTATCTCGTCCCTAGTCGGAGGCCCCCATGTCGGACAGCTTCAAGACCCGCGCCACATTGAAAGTCGGCGCCAAAGAGTACAGCTACTTCAACCTGAAGGCGCTGGAGGATTCCCACCAGGTTTCCCGCCTGCCCTTCACCCACAAAGTGCTGCTCGAGAACCTGTTGCGCCACGAAGACGGCGTGAACATCACCAAATCCGACATCGAAGCGCTGGCCAACTGGGACGCCAAGGCAAAGCCGGCCACCGAGATCGCCTTCACCCCGGCGCGCGTCATCATGCAGGACTTTACCGGCGTGCCGGCCGTGGTCGACCTCGCTGCCATGCGCGATGCGGTCAAGAACCTCGGCGGTGATGCATCGAAGATCAACCCGCTGTCGCCGGCCGAGCTGGTCATCGACCACTCCGTGCAGGTCGATTCCTACGGTTCCGCCGATTCCCTGAAGAAGAACAACGACATCGAATTCGAGCGCAACCGCGAGCGCTACGAGTTCCTTCGCTGGGGCCAGACTGCCTTCGACAACTTCAAGGTCGTCCCGCCGAACACCGGCATCGTTCACCAGGTGAACATCGAGCACCTGGCTCGCGTCGTGTTCGACAACAATGGTGTCGCCTATCCCGATACCCTGGTTGGCACCGACTCCCACACCACCATGGTCAACGGCCTGGGCGTGCTCGGCTGGGGCGTGGGTGGCATCGAAGCCGAAGCGGCCATGCTCGGCCAGCCGGTGTCCATGCTGATCCCGCAGGTCATCGGCTTCAAGCTGACCGGCCAGCTGCCGGAAGGCGCGACCGCAACCGACCTCGTGCTCACCGTCACCGAAATGCTTCGCGACAAAGGCGTGGTCGGCAAGTTCGTCGAATTCTTTGGCGATGGCCTCAAGCACCTGCCGCTGGCCGACCGTGCCACGCTCGGCAACATGTCGCCGGAATTCGGTTCCACGGTCGGCATCTTCCCGATTGACGGCGAAACCATCCGTTACCTGGAGCTGTCCGGTCGTTCCGAGGAACAGTGCAAGCTGGTCGAGGAATACGCCAGGGCCCAGGGCATGTGGCGCGAAGACGGCGAGAAGCCGGCTGATTACACCGACGTGCTGGAACTCGACATGGGCACCGTGGTGCCGTCGATTGCCGGCCCGAAGCGCCCGCAGGATCGCATCGAGCTGACCGATGCACAGAAGAGTTTCAACAAGCACCTGCAGCCGATGATCACCGAGCGCGAGAAGAAGACCAACGGCGAAGCCAGCTTCGAAGGCGAAGGCGGCTCGACCGCAGTCGGCTCGCAGGGCAACCAGGAGGCACCTGGAACTGCTGCTGTCGAGATGGACGGCCAGTCCTTCAACCTCAACGACGGCGCGGTTGTTATCGCGGCGATCACCTCCTGCACCAACACCTCCAACCCGGCCGTGATGATCGGTGCCGGCCTGCTTGCACGCAATGC
This DNA window, taken from Gammaproteobacteria bacterium, encodes the following:
- the acnA gene encoding aconitate hydratase AcnA, which produces MSDSFKTRATLKVGAKEYSYFNLKALEDSHQVSRLPFTHKVLLENLLRHEDGVNITKSDIEALANWDAKAKPATEIAFTPARVIMQDFTGVPAVVDLAAMRDAVKNLGGDASKINPLSPAELVIDHSVQVDSYGSADSLKKNNDIEFERNRERYEFLRWGQTAFDNFKVVPPNTGIVHQVNIEHLARVVFDNNGVAYPDTLVGTDSHTTMVNGLGVLGWGVGGIEAEAAMLGQPVSMLIPQVIGFKLTGQLPEGATATDLVLTVTEMLRDKGVVGKFVEFFGDGLKHLPLADRATLGNMSPEFGSTVGIFPIDGETIRYLELSGRSEEQCKLVEEYARAQGMWREDGEKPADYTDVLELDMGTVVPSIAGPKRPQDRIELTDAQKSFNKHLQPMITEREKKTNGEASFEGEGGSTAVGSQGNQEAPGTAAVEMDGQSFNLNDGAVVIAAITSCTNTSNPAVMIGAGLLARNAAAKGLTVKPWVKTSLAPGSKVVTDYLVAADLLDDLETLGFNVVGYGCTTCIGNSGPLRPEISKAIQEHQLVATSVLSGNRNFEGRIHPDVKMNFLASPPLVVAYALAGSMNVDLQNDALGQDKDGNDVFLKDIWPQPTEIQDMIAKNINSKMFNKSYSDVFKGDPNWIAIDTPEGDIYTWPDSTYVKNPPYFEGMTKDVAGVSDISGARLLALLGDSVTTDHISPAGSIKPDSPAGRYLQEHGVDPKDFNSYGSRRGNHEVMMRGTFANIRLRNLLAPGTEGGVTTHIPSGEQMDIFDAAMKYKDEGTPLVVIAGEEYGTGSSRDWAAKGTLLLGVRAVIAKSYERIHRSNLIGMGVVPLQFKDGDGPDKLGLTGKETFDISGLDNGNAKEVTVKATSDDGKTTEFKVDVRLDTPKEVEYVQHGGILHYVLRQLAA
- the hflD gene encoding high frequency lysogenization protein HflD, which encodes MKGHAFEDRVLALAGVFQAARLVDQTAWTGRQDETERDVALGSLFVFEAADVPQVFGGVRNLRTGLESLARMLGAGGDEQEMRAARYVVSLLAHARTLGKRPELMSRLREGLERAAQQKSHFEHWDTHVLSSLADLYSTTIGTLEPRIMVRGEPARLENPETVKMVRALLLAGIRAAFLWEQTGGSRWTLLFKRRRLVDTARGLAAQL